In Gordonia phthalatica, one genomic interval encodes:
- the ehuA gene encoding ectoine/hydroxyectoine ABC transporter ATP-binding protein EhuA, with amino-acid sequence MIRFDDVVKRFGDHTVLDHLDFSVQRGEKVTLIGPSGSGKTTILRLLMTLEKVTDGVIWVDGKPLSHEYRGEKLVPAKEKSLREARKNIGMVFQQFNLFPNMNVLQNITEAPVHVLGRSRDQAVERARELLEMVGLSDKEDAHPTQLSGGQQQRVAIARCLAMSPDVMLLDEVTSALDPELVDGVLGVLRDIATSTDITMLIVTHEMRFAREVSDRVLMFDAGRIAEEGTPDQIFETPREERTREFLKAVL; translated from the coding sequence ATGATCCGCTTCGACGACGTGGTGAAGCGGTTCGGCGACCACACCGTGCTCGACCACCTCGACTTCTCGGTGCAACGGGGCGAGAAGGTGACCTTGATCGGCCCCAGCGGCTCCGGCAAGACCACCATCCTCCGCCTCCTGATGACCCTGGAGAAGGTGACCGACGGCGTCATCTGGGTCGATGGGAAGCCGCTCAGCCACGAGTATCGCGGCGAGAAGCTGGTGCCCGCGAAAGAGAAGAGCCTGCGCGAGGCGCGGAAGAACATCGGCATGGTGTTCCAACAGTTCAACCTGTTCCCCAACATGAACGTTCTGCAGAACATCACCGAGGCTCCGGTGCACGTCCTCGGGCGCAGTCGCGACCAGGCCGTCGAACGAGCGCGCGAGCTGCTGGAGATGGTCGGGTTGAGCGACAAGGAGGACGCCCACCCCACCCAGCTCTCCGGGGGTCAGCAGCAGCGGGTCGCGATCGCCCGCTGCCTGGCGATGAGCCCCGACGTGATGCTGCTCGACGAGGTGACCTCGGCGCTCGATCCCGAATTGGTCGACGGCGTCCTCGGCGTCCTCCGCGACATCGCGACCAGCACCGACATCACCATGCTGATCGTGACGCACGAGATGCGTTTCGCCCGCGAGGTCTCCGACCGCGTCCTCATGTTCGACGCCGGCCGGATCGCCGAGGAGGGCACCCCAGACCAGATCTTCGAGACACCCCGCGAGGAGCGGACTCGGGAGTTCTTGAAGGCGGTGCTGTAG
- the ehuD gene encoding ectoine/hydroxyectoine ABC transporter permease subunit EhuD, translating into MDWSWERAHDALPVLWEGFTITLLATLIGFVLAAVLGLVIAVIRRSGPRWLAVPVHAAAEFIRLTPIVMQLLFAFALLPSFTPLSIGVTVLGVHYSSYMAEVYRAGIEEVPVGQWEAARALSLPPLRTWRAVILPQVVRSSTPALGNNAVSMFKDTPYLFTISVVELVTSAQTFGAAHFAYLEAFTLAGAFFLVASYPTSVLIRRLEKRLAL; encoded by the coding sequence ATGGATTGGAGTTGGGAACGAGCGCACGACGCTCTGCCCGTCCTGTGGGAGGGCTTCACGATCACCCTGCTGGCGACGCTGATCGGCTTCGTGCTCGCCGCGGTCTTGGGCCTGGTGATCGCCGTGATCCGGCGATCGGGGCCGCGGTGGCTCGCCGTCCCGGTGCACGCCGCAGCAGAGTTCATCCGCCTCACGCCGATCGTCATGCAGCTCCTGTTCGCGTTCGCGCTGCTGCCGAGCTTCACCCCGCTGAGCATCGGCGTCACCGTGCTGGGCGTGCACTACTCGAGCTACATGGCGGAGGTCTATCGGGCGGGGATCGAGGAGGTTCCGGTCGGCCAGTGGGAGGCGGCCCGCGCCCTGTCGCTGCCGCCCCTGCGGACCTGGCGCGCCGTGATCCTTCCTCAGGTGGTTCGCAGTTCGACGCCCGCGCTGGGCAACAATGCCGTGTCGATGTTCAAGGACACGCCCTACCTGTTCACCATCTCCGTGGTCGAGCTCGTGACGTCTGCGCAGACCTTCGGCGCCGCGCACTTCGCCTACCTGGAGGCGTTCACTCTCGCGGGCGCCTTCTTCCTGGTCGCGAGCTATCCGACCTCGGTTCTGATCCGACGACTGGAGAAACGTCTTGCCCTCTGA
- the ehuC gene encoding ectoine/hydroxyectoine ABC transporter permease subunit EhuC, whose amino-acid sequence MNHNIDALVDALPSIWQGIVVTLELTVGGGLLAFVLAVVLGTVVRLRSLPVRFVARVLIEFFRGTSLVVQLFWLFYVLPLLGYQLDPVLCGILALGLNYGAYGAEVVRGALDAVPRGQIEAAVALNFSTVQRLRRVVFPQAWAMMIPSLGNLLIHLLKGTAFAMFITMQDLTASIVDLQKTTGSTLFSFGIGLLIYLVLAYAVSLLINLAEARAKHRLGRGPSLREVLSFRPTTDTVRGGASA is encoded by the coding sequence GTGAATCACAACATCGACGCTCTCGTCGATGCCCTGCCGTCCATCTGGCAGGGCATCGTCGTGACCCTGGAACTCACGGTCGGCGGCGGACTGCTGGCCTTCGTCCTGGCCGTGGTGCTCGGCACCGTGGTCCGCCTGCGGTCCTTGCCGGTCCGGTTCGTCGCCCGCGTCCTGATCGAGTTCTTCCGCGGCACATCACTCGTCGTCCAGCTGTTCTGGCTGTTCTACGTGTTGCCGCTCCTCGGATACCAGCTCGACCCGGTGCTCTGCGGCATCCTCGCGCTCGGCCTCAACTACGGCGCGTACGGGGCCGAGGTGGTGCGCGGCGCACTCGACGCGGTCCCGCGCGGACAGATCGAAGCCGCGGTCGCCCTCAACTTCAGTACCGTGCAGCGACTACGGCGGGTCGTGTTCCCGCAGGCTTGGGCGATGATGATCCCGTCGCTCGGCAACTTGCTGATCCACCTCCTGAAGGGCACCGCGTTCGCGATGTTCATCACGATGCAGGACCTGACCGCGAGCATCGTCGACCTGCAGAAGACGACCGGGAGCACACTGTTCTCCTTCGGGATCGGCCTGCTCATCTACCTGGTCCTCGCGTACGCGGTCTCCCTGCTCATCAACCTCGCCGAAGCCCGAGCCAAGCACCGTCTGGGCCGCGGACCGTCACTCCGCGAGGTGCTCAGCTTCCGGCCGACCACCGACACCGTTCGAGGAGGTGCCTCGGCCTGA
- the ehuB gene encoding ectoine/hydroxyectoine ABC transporter substrate-binding protein EhuB, with protein sequence MTSRRDNRTLIRKGAALIAAVLLAATTLSACTKTDDEATTLESLREKGTVTVAFANEAPYSFEKDGDVTGGTIALHREVFKRLGVPNLKGVKTDWGGLIPGLNAKRYDLVSAGMSITPERCGQAAFSVPEINYTTALMVKPGNPMNLSNMDSVKKSGAKLAAMTGAIEADYAKELSIPNTMLVKDQQSGIDAVNSGRADVFALTAVSLKYAKDNTPGLNVEVTKPFIAVINGKEQNPAGATVFRKQDTSLRDAYNAEVKKILSDPAEYMRILGPFGFTKENIPDPSLTTEQLCSGK encoded by the coding sequence ATGACATCTCGACGCGACAACCGGACTCTGATTCGAAAGGGCGCGGCCCTGATCGCCGCCGTCCTTCTCGCAGCCACGACACTCAGTGCCTGCACCAAGACCGACGACGAGGCGACGACCCTCGAGTCCCTCCGCGAGAAGGGGACGGTCACCGTCGCCTTCGCCAACGAGGCCCCCTACTCCTTCGAGAAGGACGGCGACGTCACCGGCGGCACCATCGCGCTGCACCGTGAAGTCTTCAAGCGTCTCGGCGTCCCGAACCTGAAGGGCGTGAAGACCGACTGGGGCGGCCTGATCCCGGGCCTGAACGCGAAGCGGTACGACCTCGTCAGCGCCGGCATGTCCATCACCCCCGAGCGCTGCGGTCAGGCGGCGTTCAGCGTGCCCGAGATCAACTACACGACGGCGCTCATGGTGAAGCCCGGTAACCCGATGAACCTGTCGAACATGGACTCGGTGAAGAAGTCCGGCGCCAAGCTGGCGGCGATGACCGGGGCGATCGAAGCCGACTACGCCAAGGAGCTCTCGATCCCGAACACGATGCTCGTGAAGGACCAGCAGTCCGGCATCGACGCCGTCAACTCCGGACGCGCCGACGTCTTCGCCCTCACCGCCGTGTCGCTGAAGTACGCGAAGGACAACACGCCTGGACTGAACGTCGAGGTCACGAAGCCGTTCATCGCCGTGATCAACGGCAAGGAGCAGAATCCGGCCGGTGCGACGGTCTTCCGGAAGCAGGACACCTCACTGCGCGACGCCTACAACGCCGAGGTCAAGAAGATCCTCTCCGATCCAGCCGAGTACATGCGGATCCTGGGGCCGTTCGGGTTCACCAAGGAGAACATCCCCGATCCCTCGCTGACCACCGAACAACTCTGCAGCGGAAAGTAG
- the pgl gene encoding 6-phosphogluconolactonase, with protein MTRGETTDRSERLIFPTAAELVSTAAKRFAATVAAAQETRGLATVALTGGSNGIALLRALAADSGDIDWSRVEIYWGDERFVPANDPERNELQAREALLDHVAVDPARVHVIPASDGAWGDDIDAAMREYRRLVCHNTVFDVHLLGMGGEGHINSLFPHTAATAEDYESVVAVTDSPKPPPRRITLTFPVINASREVWFLVSGAEKAEAVAAAAAGASRHDWPCAGASGTERTVWFLDRAAAADLPTS; from the coding sequence ATGACCCGAGGAGAGACGACCGACCGGTCGGAACGCCTGATCTTCCCCACCGCCGCCGAACTGGTGTCGACCGCGGCGAAGCGCTTCGCGGCGACGGTGGCCGCCGCCCAGGAGACGCGCGGTCTGGCGACCGTGGCGCTGACCGGCGGTTCCAACGGCATCGCCCTGCTGCGCGCGCTCGCCGCCGACAGCGGCGACATCGACTGGTCCCGAGTCGAGATCTATTGGGGTGACGAGCGTTTCGTGCCGGCGAACGATCCCGAACGCAACGAGCTGCAGGCCCGCGAGGCACTCCTCGACCACGTCGCGGTGGACCCTGCGCGCGTGCACGTCATTCCGGCGTCCGACGGCGCCTGGGGCGACGACATCGATGCCGCGATGCGCGAGTACCGCCGACTGGTATGCCACAACACGGTCTTCGACGTCCATCTGCTCGGCATGGGCGGCGAGGGCCACATCAACTCCCTGTTCCCGCACACCGCTGCGACCGCCGAGGACTACGAGTCGGTCGTCGCGGTCACCGACTCCCCCAAGCCGCCGCCGCGTCGCATCACCCTGACGTTCCCGGTGATCAACGCATCTCGCGAGGTCTGGTTCCTGGTCTCGGGCGCCGAGAAGGCTGAGGCCGTCGCGGCTGCCGCCGCCGGCGCGTCGCGCCACGACTGGCCCTGCGCCGGTGCCTCCGGCACCGAGCGCACCGTCTGGTTCCTCGACCGCGCCGCCGCCGCAGACCTGCCGACTTCCTGA
- a CDS encoding glucose-6-phosphate dehydrogenase assembly protein OpcA has product MIVDLPDTTTEEISKKIVHLRRTGGAVTLGRVLTLIIDLDDGDDAEDAVEASNRASREHPCRVIMVVRHDRSAAPKLDAQLRVGGDAGASEVVVLHLTGPLADHPHAVVTPFLLPDTPVVTWWPGRAPARPADSRLGRLASRRITDSRRSDDPGALLGARRVGYTPGDTDLAWAAITQWRAMLVSALDRPPHTEITAARVTGPHDLAGLDLFAGWLANALGVPVTRSDGDMSVTLIRTDGELSMSVGDEGGVLRSTGHPDGRSHWARRTTAECLAEELRSLDADEVYESALHGLSGVTHEERP; this is encoded by the coding sequence GTGATCGTCGACCTGCCCGACACCACCACCGAGGAGATCAGCAAGAAGATCGTCCACCTGCGCCGCACCGGCGGCGCGGTGACGCTCGGTCGCGTGCTGACGCTGATCATCGACCTGGACGACGGCGACGACGCCGAGGACGCCGTGGAGGCCTCCAACAGGGCCAGTCGCGAGCACCCGTGCCGCGTGATCATGGTGGTGCGCCACGACCGCTCCGCGGCGCCGAAGCTCGACGCCCAGTTGCGGGTCGGCGGCGACGCCGGCGCGTCCGAGGTGGTCGTGCTGCACCTGACCGGTCCCCTGGCCGACCATCCGCACGCGGTGGTGACCCCGTTCCTGCTGCCGGACACCCCGGTCGTCACCTGGTGGCCGGGCCGTGCGCCCGCCCGACCGGCCGACTCCCGGCTCGGTCGGTTGGCGTCGCGCCGCATCACCGACAGCAGGCGGAGCGACGATCCCGGTGCCCTGCTCGGCGCACGTCGGGTCGGCTACACGCCCGGTGACACCGACCTCGCGTGGGCGGCCATCACCCAGTGGCGCGCCATGCTCGTGTCGGCGCTCGACCGACCCCCGCATACGGAGATCACCGCTGCGCGCGTCACCGGCCCCCACGACCTCGCCGGACTGGACCTGTTCGCCGGCTGGCTCGCGAACGCCCTCGGCGTCCCCGTGACCCGCTCCGACGGCGACATGTCGGTGACGTTGATCCGCACCGACGGCGAGCTGTCCATGAGCGTCGGAGACGAGGGCGGCGTGCTCCGCAGCACCGGACACCCGGACGGCCGGTCCCACTGGGCGCGTCGGACCACCGCCGAGTGCCTCGCCGAGGAGCTGCGCAGCCTCGACGCCGACGAGGTGTACGAAAGTGCCCTGCACGGGCTGTCCGGTGTCACGCATGAGGAGAGACCATGA
- the zwf gene encoding glucose-6-phosphate dehydrogenase: MARAEKPTWSNPLRDPHDTRLPRIAGPSALVIFGVTGDLARRKLMPAIYDLANRGLLPPSFALIGFARRDWEHEDFAQVVREAVEAGCRTGFRQEVWDRLSEGIRFVAGTFEDDDAFARLQQTLTDLDAERGTDGNHAYYLSIPPKAFPTVLSQLRRTGMADPTGSSWRRVVIEKPFGHDLESARELNALVGSVFPEESVFRIDHYLGKETVQNILALRFANQLFDPLWSSHYVDHVQITMAEDIGLGGRAGYYDGIGAARDVIQNHLLQLLALVAMEEPVSFSPRHLQTEKIKVLSSTRNIMPIAENSARGQYGPGWQGSEPVVGLKDEEGFSPDSTTETFAAIALEVDTRRWAGVPFYLRTGKRLGRRVTEIAIVFKRAPHLPFDDTMTEELGQNALVIRVQPDEGVTLRFGSKVPGSGMEVRDVNMDFSYGGAFTVSSPEAYERLLLDVMLGEPSLFPVDEEVELSWQILDPVLEDWAASGAPDEYESGTWGPTSADEMMARTGRVWRRP; the protein is encoded by the coding sequence ATGGCACGCGCGGAGAAGCCGACGTGGTCCAATCCGCTTCGCGATCCGCACGACACGCGGCTGCCGAGGATCGCCGGGCCGTCAGCCCTGGTGATCTTCGGCGTCACCGGTGACCTCGCGCGGCGCAAGCTGATGCCGGCGATCTACGACCTCGCGAACCGAGGCCTCCTGCCGCCGAGTTTCGCGCTGATCGGGTTCGCCCGCCGCGACTGGGAGCACGAGGACTTCGCCCAGGTGGTGCGGGAGGCCGTCGAGGCGGGCTGTCGCACCGGCTTCCGTCAGGAGGTCTGGGATCGGCTCAGTGAGGGCATCCGGTTCGTCGCAGGCACCTTCGAGGACGACGATGCGTTCGCGCGGCTCCAGCAGACCCTCACCGATCTGGACGCCGAACGCGGCACCGACGGCAACCACGCCTACTACCTGTCGATCCCGCCGAAGGCGTTCCCGACCGTCCTGTCCCAGCTGCGCCGGACCGGCATGGCGGATCCGACCGGCTCCAGTTGGCGGCGCGTGGTCATCGAGAAGCCCTTCGGACACGACCTGGAGAGCGCCCGCGAGCTCAATGCCCTGGTCGGCAGCGTGTTCCCCGAGGAGTCGGTCTTCCGCATCGACCACTACCTCGGCAAGGAGACCGTCCAGAACATCCTGGCGCTGCGGTTCGCGAACCAGCTCTTCGATCCGCTGTGGAGCTCCCACTACGTGGACCACGTGCAGATCACGATGGCCGAGGACATCGGGCTCGGCGGTCGCGCAGGCTACTACGACGGCATCGGCGCCGCTCGCGACGTCATCCAGAACCACCTCTTGCAGCTCCTGGCTCTGGTCGCCATGGAGGAGCCGGTGTCGTTCTCGCCCCGGCACCTGCAGACCGAGAAGATCAAGGTCCTCTCGTCGACCCGCAACATCATGCCGATCGCCGAGAACTCCGCCCGCGGGCAGTACGGTCCGGGCTGGCAGGGCTCCGAGCCGGTCGTCGGACTGAAGGACGAGGAGGGCTTCTCCCCGGACTCCACGACCGAGACCTTCGCGGCCATCGCCCTGGAGGTCGATACGCGCCGCTGGGCCGGCGTCCCCTTCTACCTCCGCACCGGCAAACGCCTGGGCCGTCGCGTCACCGAGATCGCCATCGTCTTCAAACGGGCGCCGCACCTACCCTTCGACGACACCATGACCGAGGAGCTCGGTCAGAACGCACTGGTGATCCGGGTGCAGCCCGACGAGGGCGTCACCCTCCGGTTCGGCTCCAAGGTGCCGGGCAGCGGCATGGAGGTGCGCGACGTCAACATGGACTTCTCGTACGGCGGCGCGTTCACCGTGTCGTCACCGGAGGCCTACGAGCGCCTGCTGCTCGACGTCATGCTCGGTGAGCCCTCGTTGTTCCCGGTCGACGAGGAAGTGGAACTGAGCTGGCAGATCCTGGACCCGGTCCTGGAGGACTGGGCCGCGTCCGGCGCCCCGGACGAATACGAGTCCGGCACATGGGGTCCGACCTCCGCGGACGAGATGATGGCACGCACCGGACGAGTGTGGAGGCGCCCGTGA
- the tal gene encoding transaldolase, with protein MSQNQKLAELSAAGVSVWLDDLSRDLITNGGLQEEIDTHSIVGVTTNPAIFQSAISKSDLYVEQINTLAKSDADADAALTAITTDDVRSACDVLAPVFEATDGHDGRVSIEVDPRLANDTDGTVAQAVELWNLVDRPNLFIKIPATKAGIPAIARVIAEGISVNITLIFSVERYREVMDAYLDGLDTALRNGHDAGKIESVASFFVSRVDSEIDDRLNAIGTPEALELRGKAGLANARLAYAAYREVFETETRFPDLQAHGALPQRPLWASTGTKNAEYPDTLYVSELVAPNTVNTIPVKTLNAFADHGWVNTESIIGKEAESRQIFDALTAVGVDLADVFQKLEDEGVAKFEVAWADLLGATQTQLDAAQS; from the coding sequence ATGTCGCAGAACCAGAAGCTCGCTGAACTGTCGGCCGCCGGAGTCTCGGTGTGGCTCGACGACCTCTCGCGCGATCTCATCACCAACGGTGGACTGCAGGAGGAGATCGACACCCACTCGATCGTCGGTGTCACCACCAACCCGGCCATCTTCCAGAGTGCCATCTCGAAGTCGGACCTCTACGTCGAGCAGATCAACACGCTCGCGAAGTCGGACGCCGACGCCGACGCCGCGCTGACCGCCATCACCACGGACGACGTCCGCTCGGCGTGCGACGTCCTCGCACCCGTCTTCGAGGCCACGGACGGTCACGACGGTCGCGTGTCCATCGAGGTGGATCCTCGCCTCGCGAACGACACCGACGGCACCGTCGCCCAGGCCGTCGAACTGTGGAACCTGGTCGACCGGCCCAACCTGTTCATCAAGATCCCGGCCACCAAGGCGGGCATCCCGGCGATCGCTCGCGTGATCGCCGAGGGCATCAGCGTCAACATCACCCTGATCTTCTCGGTGGAGCGCTACCGCGAGGTGATGGACGCGTACCTGGACGGCCTGGACACCGCGCTCCGCAACGGGCACGACGCGGGCAAGATCGAGTCGGTCGCGTCGTTCTTCGTCTCCCGCGTGGACTCCGAGATCGACGACCGCCTGAACGCGATCGGCACGCCCGAGGCACTGGAACTGCGCGGCAAGGCCGGTCTGGCGAATGCCCGCCTGGCCTACGCCGCCTACCGCGAGGTGTTCGAGACCGAGACCCGGTTCCCGGATCTGCAGGCGCACGGTGCGCTGCCCCAGCGGCCGCTGTGGGCGTCGACCGGCACCAAGAACGCCGAATACCCCGACACGCTGTACGTCAGCGAACTGGTGGCGCCGAACACCGTCAACACCATTCCGGTCAAGACGCTCAACGCCTTCGCCGACCACGGCTGGGTGAACACCGAGTCGATCATCGGGAAGGAAGCGGAGTCCCGGCAGATCTTCGACGCGCTGACTGCCGTCGGCGTCGACCTCGCCGACGTCTTCCAGAAGCTCGAGGACGAGGGCGTCGCGAAGTTCGAGGTGGCCTGGGCCGACCTGCTGGGCGCCACCCAGACGCAACTCGACGCCGCACAGAGCTAG
- the tkt gene encoding transketolase: MAITDEIRALTQQVHPSDWTDLDTKAVDTARILAADAVQHCGSGHPGTAMSLAPLAYTLYQRVMRHDPTDPEWVGRDRFVLSCGHSSLTQYIQLYLGGFGLELGDLEALRTWGSLTPGHPEYRHTKGVEITTGPLGQGLASAVGMAMAARRERGLFDPEAAAGQSPFDHHIYVIASDGDIEEGVTSEASSLAGTQELGNLIVFYDQNHISIEDDTQIALTEDTAKRYESYGWHVQVVEGGEDIVAIEKAVEAAKAVADKPSIICLRTIIAWPAPTKMNTGASHGSALGADEVAATKELLGFDPTKNFDVADDVIAHTRALADRAAADRAEWQKGFDAWAADNADRKALFDRLFAHELPEGWADALPTWETGDKDVATRSASGKVLSALAPILPELWGGSADLAGSNNTTMDGATSFGPKAISTGTWTADPYGRTLHFGIREHAMGSILSGIVLHGPTRAYGGTFLQFADYMRPAVRLAALMEIDPIYVWTHDSIGLGEDGPTHQPVEHLAALRAIPNLDVVRPADANETAHAWRHLLTRRNRPVGLALTRQNVPVLEGTSFEGVARGGYVLSDGDDGAFDVVLIGTGSEVSLAVEAAKSLAAEGVNARVVSMPSLEWFAEQDADYRESVLPTGVPRVAVEAGIAMPWHAVVAGGEIVSLEHFGASAPYKKLYEEFGITADAVAAAAHRVLGR, from the coding sequence GTGGCCATTACCGACGAGATCCGCGCGCTCACCCAGCAGGTTCACCCCTCTGATTGGACCGACCTTGACACGAAGGCCGTCGACACGGCCCGGATCCTGGCAGCCGACGCCGTCCAGCACTGTGGCAGCGGCCACCCCGGCACCGCGATGAGCCTCGCTCCCCTCGCGTACACCCTGTACCAGCGCGTGATGCGCCACGATCCCACCGACCCCGAGTGGGTCGGCCGCGACCGCTTCGTCCTGTCGTGCGGACACTCCAGCCTCACCCAGTACATCCAGCTGTACCTCGGCGGCTTCGGCCTGGAGCTCGGCGACCTGGAGGCGCTCCGCACGTGGGGCTCGCTGACTCCCGGCCACCCCGAGTACCGCCACACCAAGGGCGTCGAGATCACCACCGGCCCGCTCGGCCAGGGCCTCGCATCGGCCGTCGGCATGGCGATGGCCGCGCGCCGCGAGCGCGGACTGTTCGATCCGGAGGCAGCCGCCGGGCAGAGCCCGTTCGACCATCACATCTACGTCATCGCCTCCGACGGTGACATCGAAGAGGGCGTCACCTCCGAAGCCAGCTCGCTCGCAGGCACCCAGGAGCTCGGCAACCTGATCGTCTTCTACGACCAGAACCACATCTCCATCGAGGACGACACCCAGATCGCCCTCACCGAGGACACCGCCAAGCGATACGAGTCCTACGGCTGGCACGTGCAGGTCGTCGAAGGCGGCGAGGACATCGTCGCGATCGAGAAGGCCGTCGAGGCCGCGAAGGCCGTCGCCGACAAGCCGTCGATCATCTGCCTGCGCACCATCATCGCGTGGCCCGCACCGACCAAGATGAACACCGGAGCCTCGCACGGCAGCGCCCTCGGCGCCGACGAGGTCGCGGCCACCAAGGAGCTCCTCGGCTTCGACCCGACCAAGAATTTCGACGTCGCCGACGACGTCATCGCGCACACGCGCGCGCTGGCCGACCGCGCGGCCGCCGACCGCGCCGAGTGGCAGAAGGGCTTCGACGCCTGGGCCGCCGACAACGCCGACCGCAAGGCGCTGTTCGACCGTCTCTTCGCGCACGAACTCCCCGAGGGCTGGGCCGACGCCCTGCCGACGTGGGAGACCGGAGACAAGGACGTCGCCACCCGCTCGGCGTCGGGCAAGGTCCTGTCGGCGCTCGCACCGATCCTCCCCGAGCTCTGGGGCGGCTCCGCCGACCTCGCCGGCTCCAACAACACCACCATGGACGGCGCCACGTCGTTCGGTCCCAAGGCCATCAGCACCGGCACCTGGACCGCCGACCCGTACGGTCGCACCCTCCACTTCGGCATCCGCGAGCACGCGATGGGCTCCATCCTGTCGGGCATCGTGCTCCACGGTCCCACGCGCGCCTACGGCGGCACCTTCCTGCAGTTCGCCGACTACATGCGTCCGGCGGTCCGCCTCGCGGCGCTGATGGAGATCGACCCGATCTACGTGTGGACGCACGACTCCATCGGACTCGGCGAGGACGGCCCCACCCATCAGCCGGTGGAGCACCTCGCCGCACTGCGCGCGATCCCGAACCTCGACGTCGTGCGCCCGGCGGACGCCAACGAGACCGCGCACGCCTGGCGCCACCTGCTGACCCGCCGCAACCGGCCGGTCGGTCTGGCGCTGACCCGCCAGAACGTCCCGGTCCTGGAGGGCACCTCGTTCGAGGGCGTCGCCCGCGGTGGCTACGTGCTGTCCGACGGCGACGACGGCGCCTTCGACGTCGTGCTCATCGGCACCGGCTCCGAGGTCTCCCTCGCCGTCGAGGCCGCGAAGTCCCTGGCAGCCGAGGGCGTCAACGCGCGCGTCGTGTCGATGCCATCGCTCGAGTGGTTCGCCGAGCAGGACGCGGACTACCGCGAGTCGGTCCTGCCGACCGGTGTCCCCCGCGTCGCCGTCGAAGCCGGCATCGCCATGCCGTGGCACGCGGTGGTCGCGGGCGGCGAGATCGTGTCGCTGGAGCACTTCGGCGCTTCGGCCCCGTACAAGAAGCTGTACGAGGAGTTCGGCATCACCGCCGACGCCGTCGCCGCCGCCGCGCACCGCGTGCTCGGCCGCTGA
- a CDS encoding heme o synthase — protein MSTETSGGSVGTGTRVWNTVLAYIALTKPRVIELLLVSTIPVMLQADRGHVNIALIAVTVIGGWLGAASANSLNMVADADIDQKMKRTQKRPLARHAVPVRNALIFGIVLAFASFAVLYFGTGNKWLPPVLVWITIGFYAGVYTLILKRHTWQNVIWGGAAGCTPALVGWSAVTGTLSWEPFVLFLVVFFWTPPHTWALAMRYREDYRAAGVPMFPVIASDERVTTHMLAYTWATVLTSFALIPVTSWIYLVVAVGAGTWFIYMVTKLWIETRRGVEVKPLKIFLTSNEYLALLCCGLAVDAVINMPTIASFF, from the coding sequence ATGTCCACCGAGACTTCGGGTGGATCGGTCGGTACGGGCACCCGCGTGTGGAACACCGTGCTGGCGTACATCGCGCTCACTAAACCGCGCGTCATCGAGCTGCTCCTCGTCTCGACGATCCCGGTGATGCTGCAGGCCGACCGCGGCCACGTGAACATCGCACTGATCGCCGTCACGGTGATCGGCGGCTGGCTCGGCGCCGCGAGCGCCAACAGCCTCAACATGGTGGCCGACGCCGACATCGACCAGAAGATGAAGCGCACGCAGAAGCGGCCGCTGGCGCGTCACGCGGTGCCGGTGCGCAATGCGCTGATCTTCGGCATCGTGCTCGCCTTCGCGTCCTTCGCCGTCCTGTACTTCGGCACCGGCAACAAGTGGCTGCCGCCGGTCCTGGTGTGGATCACCATCGGCTTCTACGCCGGCGTGTACACCTTGATCCTCAAGCGCCACACCTGGCAGAACGTGATCTGGGGCGGCGCCGCAGGCTGCACACCCGCCCTGGTCGGCTGGTCCGCCGTCACCGGCACCCTGAGCTGGGAGCCCTTCGTCCTGTTCCTGGTCGTCTTCTTCTGGACGCCGCCGCACACCTGGGCGCTGGCCATGCGCTACCGCGAGGACTACCGGGCCGCCGGCGTCCCGATGTTCCCGGTCATCGCGAGCGACGAGCGCGTCACGACCCACATGCTCGCCTACACGTGGGCGACGGTCCTGACCTCGTTCGCCCTGATCCCCGTCACCAGTTGGATCTACCTGGTCGTCGCAGTCGGCGCCGGTACGTGGTTCATCTACATGGTGACCAAGCTGTGGATCGAGACCCGACGCGGCGTCGAGGTGAAGCCGTTGAAGATCTTCCTGACGTCCAACGAGTACCTGGCGCTCCTGTGCTGTGGTCTCGCCGTCGACGCCGTCATCAACATGCCGACCATCGCGAGCTTCTTCTAA